Proteins encoded within one genomic window of Balaenoptera musculus isolate JJ_BM4_2016_0621 chromosome 12, mBalMus1.pri.v3, whole genome shotgun sequence:
- the MPC1 gene encoding mitochondrial pyruvate carrier 1, translating to MAGALVRKAADYVRSKDFRDYLMSTHFWGPVANWGLPIAAINDMKKSPEIISGRMTFALCCYSLTFMRFAYKVQPRNWLLFACHATNEVAQLIQGGRLLRHEMSKKASA from the exons ATGGCGGGCGCGCTGGTGCGGAAGGCGGCGGACTATGTCCGGAGCAAGGACTTCCGGGACTACCTCATGAG CACG CACTTTTGGGGCCCAGTAGCCAACTGGGGTCTTCCCATTGCCGCCATCAATGACATGAAGAAGTCTCCGGAGATTATCAGTGGGCGGATGACATTTG CCCTCTGCTGTTACTCCCTGACGTTCATGAGATTCGCCTACAAGGTGCAGCCTCGGAACTGGCTTCTGTTTGCCTGCCACGCCACAAACGAAGTAGCCCAGCTCATCCAGGGCGGACGGCTGCTCCGGCACGA GATGTCTAAAAAGGCCTCAGCATAA